GCGGCGTTCCGAGCAGGGCCAGGTTGCCGAAGCCCGTCGCCATGGAGGCGGCGGCGCCACCCGAGACATTGAGGCTCTCCACGAAATGCGAAACGACGGCAGCAAGAATCCACGCCATCGCCAGTCCGCCGAAGAAGGCGATCCACAGGGCCCAGGGCGCGCCCTCCTGTGAGGTCATGCTGGCGACGGTGCGGAACAGGAAGGCAGGAATGGCGACGTTGAACACGAAGAGCGTGATGCCCCGCCCCGCCACACCGTCAATGATGTTGGCCTTGGCCAGGCCATAGCCGACGACGATCAATCCGAAAACCGGAAGAACCGTCGTGACGATGGCGTTCATGGGAAGCTGCGCTGCTGCCGGCTCACAGCCAGCTGTGGCTCGCGGCGGCCTTCTTCTCGTAGGCGTCGATGCTGGCGGCCTTCTCCAGCGTCAGGCCGATGTCGTCGAGACCATTGAGCAGGCAATGCTTGCGGTGCGCATCGATGTCGAACCTGATCGTGCCGCCATCGGGCCCGCGGATTTCCTGCTTGGAAAGATCAATGCTCAGCGTGGCGTTGGCGCCGCGCTCGGCATCGTCGAGCAGTTTCCTCAGGTCGTCCGGTGAGACCACGATCGGCAGGATGCCGTTCTTGAAGCAGTTGTTGTAGAAGATGTCGGCGAAGCTTGTGGAGATGACACAGCGGATGCCGAAGTCGAGCAATGCCCAGGGCGCATGTTCGCGAGACGAGCCGCAACCGAAGTTGTCGCCCGCCACAAGGATTTCTGCCTTGCGGTAGGCCGGCTTGTTCAGCACAAACTCCGGCATTTCCTTGCCGTCCTGCGTGTAGCGCATCTCGAAGAACAGCGACTTGCCCAGTCCCGTGCGCTTGATCGTCTTGAGGAACTGCTTGGGGATGATCATGTCGGTATCGATGTTGACGATGTTGAGCGGTGCGGCCACGCCATTGAGCACGTCGAATTTCTGCATGATGCTGGTCCTTACGAAGAGAGGTTCACCGAGGCGGCTTCATCCGCTCCGGT
The nucleotide sequence above comes from Hyphomicrobiales bacterium. Encoded proteins:
- the leuD gene encoding 3-isopropylmalate dehydratase small subunit codes for the protein MQKFDVLNGVAAPLNIVNIDTDMIIPKQFLKTIKRTGLGKSLFFEMRYTQDGKEMPEFVLNKPAYRKAEILVAGDNFGCGSSREHAPWALLDFGIRCVISTSFADIFYNNCFKNGILPIVVSPDDLRKLLDDAERGANATLSIDLSKQEIRGPDGGTIRFDIDAHRKHCLLNGLDDIGLTLEKAASIDAYEKKAAASHSWL